The Lysobacter sp. HDW10 genome window below encodes:
- a CDS encoding lipid-binding SYLF domain-containing protein, producing the protein MDSRVATTAVRWFFPALVIAGSIAAGPTAQAREKLDEAARAQRAVQVLRDIQAIPESAIPDKLFDEARAVVVVPDTLKIGFIFGGRRGEGLMSVRRPDGSWSAPSFVKLTGGSIGLQAGVQSADIVMVFHTDRGLDSIVAGKFTLGADAGVAAGPVGRTASASTDAQLKAEIWSWSRARGLFAGVAVDGAALSIDDTANERVYGEGSTPRMIFEGRTPTRTPNALVDFSDALEEAAAAAHARRSDSVAPAAASATPNVAPAASAAPPAQEVAAPATAPAAPNSTITTEALPETPAKKP; encoded by the coding sequence ATGGACTCACGCGTCGCCACCACTGCAGTTCGTTGGTTTTTTCCGGCCTTGGTCATCGCGGGCAGCATCGCAGCCGGACCTACCGCTCAGGCGCGAGAAAAGCTCGACGAAGCTGCCCGTGCGCAACGCGCTGTGCAAGTCCTGCGTGACATCCAAGCGATTCCCGAGTCCGCCATTCCGGACAAATTGTTCGATGAGGCACGCGCGGTGGTCGTGGTACCCGACACCTTGAAGATCGGATTCATCTTCGGCGGTCGACGCGGTGAAGGCCTGATGTCGGTGCGTCGCCCGGATGGCAGTTGGTCTGCCCCTTCATTCGTCAAGCTCACCGGTGGCAGCATTGGTTTGCAAGCGGGCGTGCAATCGGCGGACATCGTCATGGTGTTCCATACGGATCGCGGCTTGGACAGCATCGTGGCGGGCAAATTCACCTTGGGCGCAGATGCGGGCGTCGCCGCGGGACCCGTGGGCCGTACCGCCTCAGCATCGACCGATGCGCAGTTGAAAGCGGAGATTTGGTCGTGGTCGCGGGCGCGCGGATTGTTCGCCGGTGTTGCCGTCGATGGCGCGGCCTTGTCGATCGATGACACCGCCAACGAACGTGTCTACGGTGAAGGCAGCACGCCTCGCATGATTTTTGAAGGCCGGACGCCGACGCGTACACCCAATGCGTTGGTGGACTTCAGCGATGCGCTTGAAGAAGCCGCTGCGGCGGCGCACGCGCGACGCTCGGATTCAGTCGCGCCGGCCGCGGCCAGCGCCACCCCGAACGTGGCACCCGCGGCGTCTGCGGCACCGCCCGCACAAGAGGTGGCTGCACCGGCAACCGCGCCTGCCGCACCGAATTCGACGATCACAACCGAAGCGCTGCCTGAAACACCGGCTAAGAA